The following are encoded together in the Nitrospira sp. genome:
- a CDS encoding TolC family protein: MTQVCEAAASVAAARAQQHQMENLTRFQVNDLLAKVRASEQVARLYHTTILPQAVQNLEAARVGYRTGKRGFLDLIDTQRAWRGFQHEYYRALVERKHRLAELEQVIGTGLNGNS; encoded by the coding sequence ATGACGCAGGTGTGCGAAGCCGCGGCATCGGTCGCAGCCGCGCGGGCACAACAGCACCAAATGGAAAACCTGACTCGTTTTCAGGTCAACGACCTGTTGGCGAAGGTCCGGGCGAGTGAACAGGTGGCCAGGCTGTATCACACCACGATCCTGCCCCAGGCCGTGCAGAACCTGGAAGCGGCGCGAGTGGGGTATCGAACGGGAAAGAGAGGGTTTCTGGATCTTATTGATACGCAGCGGGCCTGGCGAGGATTTCAGCATGAGTACTACCGAGCGCTGGTTGAGCGGAAGCACCGCCTCGCGGAACTCGAACAAGTAATCGGAACCGGCCTGAACGGAAACAGCTAA